DNA sequence from the Cetobacterium somerae genome:
TAGCCTAAATTAACTATTGATAATTTATGTTCCTTTTTAAAATTATCAAAATATATCTCCGTTTGAAATGCATTTATATCTATTTCCTTATCTTGAAGAGCCAAATTTGGTCTTATATAGTCTGCAAAATTTATAAACTTTAGTTCTATATTCTCTTTTGCAAGTTGGTCTCTTACATTTTCCCAGATTACATTTTCATCTCCATTAATTCCTAGTTTTACTACTTTTTTATTTGTTGTTGATGAATCATCTGATGAGTTCCCACATCCTAAAAATCCTACTGTTGATAACACCAAAAATATAACTACCTTTAAAATCTTTAATATTTTCATAACTCTTTCCTCCCTATAGTTTTAATTTTTTATTTTAACGTTTTATTTTTTTTAATATTTTTTCTCCCGACCATTGTATAAAAGTTATCAAGCTTACCAAAATTATAATCGTTACTACCATGATATCTGTTTTAAAATGTTGATATCCATATCTAATAGCAAAGTCACCAAGACCGCCACCACCAACTGTTCCTGCTACAGCTGAAAATCCAATTAAACTAACTGTAGTTATAATAAGAGCATAAATAATCTCCGGTAACGCTTCTCTCAATAATACTCTATAAATTATTTCAAACGGAGAAGATCCCATTGCATAGGCTGCTTCTATTACTCCTGAATCAACACTTAATAATGCCGATTCTATTTGTCTTGCAACAAATGGAGCTGATCCAAATATAAGAGGAACAATTGCTCCTTTTAAACCAATAGTTGTTCCCATAAAAAACCTTGTTACAGGAATTAAAGCTGCTAATAAAATTACAAATGGAATT
Encoded proteins:
- a CDS encoding methionine ABC transporter permease; translation: MEEKLYSYLGNVIKYQDEMVRAMGETLTMVAIAGTVSTLIGTIMGIILVITRKGGILENSLINNILGKFINIFRSIPFVILLAALIPVTRFFMGTTIGLKGAIVPLIFGSAPFVARQIESALLSVDSGVIEAAYAMGSSPFEIIYRVLLREALPEIIYALIITTVSLIGFSAVAGTVGGGGLGDFAIRYGYQHFKTDIMVVTIIILVSLITFIQWSGEKILKKIKR